The following coding sequences are from one Verrucomicrobiia bacterium window:
- a CDS encoding hydrogenase maturation protease has protein sequence MELCLPTAEEPTNDVSSPDPARRRVLVLGVGNVLLGDEGVGVHAIQRLKACGLAAHADLLDGGTGGFHLLGCWRDYERLILIDAAADGHPPGTVSVLHPQYARDFPPSLSAHDIGLKDLIESAALLGPLPPLDLVTISVGELQPMSVALSPVVAAALPAVVRQVKALLTA, from the coding sequence ATGGAACTGTGCCTGCCGACGGCGGAAGAGCCGACGAATGACGTTTCAAGTCCGGACCCGGCACGTCGCCGGGTGCTGGTGCTTGGGGTTGGTAACGTGCTGCTCGGGGACGAGGGCGTCGGCGTGCATGCCATCCAGCGATTGAAAGCCTGCGGGCTGGCGGCGCACGCCGATCTCCTGGATGGCGGCACCGGAGGATTTCACCTCCTGGGATGCTGGCGTGACTACGAACGGCTGATTCTGATTGATGCGGCGGCGGACGGACATCCGCCGGGCACGGTTTCGGTGCTGCATCCCCAATACGCCCGGGATTTCCCGCCATCGTTGAGCGCGCATGACATCGGGTTGAAGGATTTGATTGAATCCGCCGCATTGCTGGGGCCGTTGCCGCCGCTGGACCTGGTGACCATTTCGGTGGGCGAGTTGCAGCCCATGAGCGTGGCGTTGTCGCCGGTGGTGGCGGCGGCGTTGCCCGCGGTGGTCCGTCAAGTCAAAGCCCTTCTGACGGCGTGA
- the cybH gene encoding Ni/Fe-hydrogenase, b-type cytochrome subunit has product MQKATLGRVYVWEIPVRFYHWLNALCVVVLAGTGYLIGQPLAVQQASEASYSYWFGVNRCVHFVAAYIFFFNFLFRIYWGFVGNKYASWKNFIIYRKKQFREIRQVLKVDVLQTDSRPVETVGHNALAGFTYFLTFLAFLLQSATGFALYAAMSDAWLPRLFKWVVPLMGGDFAVRQWHHLFMWFFILFTIVHVYLAFYHDYVEGRGGISSMAGGWKFIEKETKPH; this is encoded by the coding sequence ATGCAAAAAGCCACTTTGGGCCGCGTTTACGTGTGGGAAATCCCGGTCCGTTTCTACCACTGGCTCAACGCGCTCTGCGTCGTCGTGCTGGCGGGGACGGGTTATTTGATCGGCCAGCCGCTGGCGGTGCAACAGGCGTCCGAGGCGTCGTATTCCTACTGGTTCGGGGTCAACCGCTGCGTGCATTTCGTGGCGGCCTACATCTTCTTCTTCAACTTCCTCTTTCGCATCTACTGGGGCTTCGTGGGCAACAAGTATGCGAGCTGGAAGAACTTCATCATCTACCGGAAGAAGCAGTTCCGCGAGATCAGGCAGGTGCTGAAGGTGGACGTGCTCCAAACCGACAGCCGGCCCGTGGAAACCGTGGGGCACAACGCGCTGGCGGGGTTCACCTACTTCCTCACGTTCCTGGCGTTCCTGCTTCAGTCGGCAACGGGTTTCGCGCTCTATGCCGCGATGAGTGATGCCTGGCTGCCGCGGCTCTTCAAGTGGGTCGTGCCCTTGATGGGCGGCGATTTTGCCGTGCGCCAGTGGCATCACCTGTTCATGTGGTTTTTCATCCTGTTCACCATCGTCCACGTCTATCTGGCGTTTTATCACGACTACGTGGAGGGACGGGGCGGCATCTCCTCGATGGCCGGTGGCTGGAAGTTCATCGAGAAGGAAACCAAGCCACATTGA
- a CDS encoding nickel-dependent hydrogenase large subunit: protein MAGKRIVIDPVTRIEGHLRIEVEVKDGRVVDAYSAGTMVRGLEIILKGRDPRDAWAFVERVCGVCTTVHALASVRAVEDALGIVIPPNAELVRNLMFCAQYMQDHVVHFYHLHALDWVDVVATLKADPARTADLAKSISNWPKSSPGYFSDVQQRVQKFVASGQLGIFANGYWGHPAMKLPAEVNLLGVAHYLEALEWQKEIVKVHTVFGGKNPHPNYLVGGAPCALNIDDANAINAERLALVGRLLADAKTFVEQVYIPDLMAIASFYKDWGAVGGGLENYLVYGDLPTHGFGDPGKFKFPRGAILGRDLSRVHDVDGHDVQQVQEEIAHSWYEYAGSAAKHPWEGETKFNYTGPQPPYEQLNVEGKYSWLKTPRWKGHPMEVGPLARLLVGYASGRADIKEVVDTALKKLDVPLTALFSTLGRTAARGLETVLISQWAQEFYGQLLANIRNGDSRLHNGEKWNPALWPAEAKGVGLSEAPRGALAHWIVIQNQKIANYQLVVPTTWNASPRDGKGARSAYEASLIGTPVANPELPLEVLRTIHSFDPCLACAVHLHDPQGRTLHRICFN from the coding sequence ATGGCCGGCAAACGCATTGTCATTGATCCCGTCACCCGCATCGAGGGCCACCTGCGCATCGAAGTGGAGGTGAAAGACGGCCGGGTGGTGGACGCCTACAGCGCGGGCACAATGGTGCGCGGGCTGGAGATCATCCTCAAGGGGCGTGATCCGCGCGATGCGTGGGCGTTTGTCGAACGGGTCTGTGGCGTCTGCACGACCGTGCATGCGCTGGCGTCGGTGCGGGCGGTGGAGGACGCGCTTGGGATCGTCATTCCGCCGAACGCCGAACTCGTGCGCAATCTCATGTTCTGCGCGCAATACATGCAGGACCACGTGGTGCACTTCTATCATCTGCACGCGCTGGACTGGGTGGACGTGGTGGCCACGCTCAAGGCCGATCCCGCCAGGACCGCGGACCTGGCGAAAAGCATCTCGAACTGGCCGAAGAGTTCGCCCGGGTATTTTTCCGACGTGCAGCAACGGGTGCAGAAGTTCGTGGCGAGCGGCCAGCTCGGCATCTTTGCCAACGGCTATTGGGGCCACCCGGCGATGAAACTGCCGGCAGAGGTGAATCTGCTCGGGGTGGCGCACTACCTCGAAGCGCTTGAATGGCAGAAGGAGATTGTGAAGGTGCACACGGTCTTCGGCGGGAAGAATCCGCATCCCAACTACCTCGTGGGCGGGGCGCCGTGTGCCCTGAACATCGACGACGCCAACGCCATCAATGCCGAACGGCTCGCGCTGGTCGGGCGGTTGCTGGCGGACGCGAAGACGTTTGTCGAGCAGGTTTACATTCCGGATCTCATGGCCATCGCTTCGTTCTACAAGGACTGGGGCGCGGTCGGCGGCGGGCTGGAGAATTATCTCGTTTACGGCGACCTGCCGACGCACGGCTTTGGTGACCCGGGCAAATTCAAGTTCCCGCGCGGTGCGATTCTGGGCCGCGACCTGAGCCGGGTGCACGACGTGGACGGCCACGACGTCCAGCAGGTGCAGGAGGAGATTGCGCATTCCTGGTATGAATATGCCGGCAGCGCGGCGAAGCATCCGTGGGAGGGCGAGACGAAGTTCAACTACACCGGGCCGCAGCCGCCCTACGAGCAGTTGAACGTTGAAGGCAAATACAGCTGGCTCAAGACGCCGCGTTGGAAGGGGCACCCGATGGAAGTGGGACCGCTGGCGCGCCTGCTGGTGGGTTACGCCTCGGGCCGGGCGGACATCAAGGAAGTGGTGGATACGGCGCTCAAGAAACTGGACGTGCCGCTGACGGCGCTCTTTTCCACGCTGGGCCGCACGGCGGCGCGCGGTCTGGAGACCGTTCTCATTTCACAGTGGGCGCAGGAGTTCTACGGCCAGTTGCTGGCGAACATCAGGAATGGCGATTCGCGCCTGCACAACGGCGAGAAGTGGAATCCCGCGCTCTGGCCGGCTGAGGCGAAGGGCGTGGGCCTGAGCGAGGCGCCGCGCGGCGCACTCGCCCACTGGATCGTGATCCAGAACCAGAAAATCGCGAATTACCAGCTCGTGGTGCCCACCACGTGGAATGCCTCCCCGCGCGATGGAAAGGGGGCGCGTTCCGCGTATGAGGCGTCCCTCATCGGCACCCCGGTGGCGAATCCGGAACTGCCACTGGAAGTGCTGCGCACGATACACTCGTTCGATCCGTGCCTGGCGTGTGCGGTGCATCTCCACGATCCGCAGGGGCGCACGTTGCACCGGATTTGCTTCAACTAG